In Nicotiana tabacum cultivar K326 chromosome 11, ASM71507v2, whole genome shotgun sequence, a single window of DNA contains:
- the LOC107759261 gene encoding 5-epiaristolochene 1,3-dihydroxylase (The RefSeq protein has 1 substitution compared to this genomic sequence), with protein sequence MQFFSLVSIFLFLSFLFLLRKWKNSNSQSKKLPPGPWKIPILGSMLHMIGGEPHHVLRDLAKKYGPLMHLQLGEISAVVVTSRDMAKEVLKTHDVVFASRPKIVAMDIICYNQSDIAFSPYGDHWRQMRKICVMELLNAKNVRSFSSIRRDEVVRLIDSIRSDSSSGELVNFTQRIIWFASSMTCRSAFGQVLKGQDIFAKKIREVIGLAEGFDVVDIFPTYKFLHVLSGMKRKLLNAHLKVDAIVEDVINEHKKNLAAGKSNGALGGEDLIDVLLRLMNDTSLQFPITNDNIKAVIVDMFAAGTETSSTTTVWAMAEMMKNPSVFTKAQAEVREAFRDKVSFDENDVEELKYLKLVIKETLRLHPPSPLLVPRECREDTDINGYTIPAKTKVMVNVWALGRDPKYWDDAESFKPERFEQCSVDFFGNNFEFLPFGGGRRICPGMSFGLANLYLPLAQLLYHFDWKLPTGIMPRDLDLTELSGITIARKGGLYLNATPYQPSRE encoded by the exons ATGCAATTCTTCAGCTTGGTTTCCATTTTCCTATTCCTATCTTTCCTATTTTTGTTGAGGAAATGGAAGAACTCCAATAGCCAAAGCAAAAAATTGCCACCAGGTCCATGGAAAATACCAATACTAGGAAGTATGCTTCATATGATTGGTGGAGAACCGCACCATGTCCTTAGAGATTTAGCCAAAAAATATGGACCACTTATGCACCTTCAGTTAGGTGAAATTTCTGCAGTTGTGGTTACTTCTAGGGACATGGCAAAAGAAGTGCTAAAAACTCATGACGTCGTTTTTGCATCTAGGCCTAAAATTGTAGCCATGGACATTATCTGTTATAACCAGTCCGACATTGCCTTTAGCCCTTATGGCGACCACTGGAGACAAATGCGTAAAATTTGTGTCATGGAACTTCTCAATGCAAAGAATGTTCGGTCTTTCAGCTCCATCAGACGTGATGAAGTCGTTCGTCTCATTGACTCTATCCGGTCAGATTCTTCTTCAGGTGAGCTAGTTAATTTTACGCAGAGGATCATTTGGTTTGCAAGCTCCATGACGTGTAGATCAGCATTTGGGCAAGTACTCAAGGGGCAAGACATATTTGCCAAAAAGATCAGAGAAGTAATAGGATTAGCAGAAGGCTTTGATGTGGTAGACATCTTCCCTACATACAAGTTTCTTCATGTTCTCAGTGGGATGAAGCGTAAACTTTTGAATGCCCACCTTAAGGTAGACGCCATTGTTGAGGATGTCATCAACGAGCACAAGAAAAATCTTGCAGCTGGCAAGAGTAATGGCGCATTAGGAGGCGAAGATCTAATTGATGTCCTACTGAGACTTATGAATGACACAAGTCTTCAATTTCCCATCACCAACGACAATATCAAAGCTGTTATTGTT GACATGTTTGCTGCCGGAACAGAAACTTCATCAACAACAACTGTATGGGCTATGGCTGAAATGATGAAGAATCCAAGTGTATTCACCAAAGCTCAAGCAGAAGTGCGAGAAGCCTTTAGGGACAAAGTATCTTTTGATGAAAATGATGTGGAGGAGCTGAAATACTTAAAGTTAGTCATTAAAGAAACTTTGAGACTTCATCCACCGTCTCCACTTTTGGTCCCAAGAGAATGCAGGGAAGATACGGATATAAACGGCTACACTATTCCTGCAAAGACCAAAGTTATGGTTAATGTTTGGGCATTGGGAAGAGATCCAAAATATTGGGATGACGCGGAAAGCTTTAAGCCAGAGAGATTTGAGCAATGCTCTGTGGATTTTTTTGGTAATAATTTTGAGTTTCTTCCCTTTGGCGGTGGACGGAGAATTTGTCCTGGAATGTCATTTGGTTTAGCTAATCTTTACTTGCCATTGGCTCAATTACTCTATCACTTTGACTGGAAACTCCCAACCGGAATCATGCCAAGAGACTTAGACTTGACCGAATTATCGGGAATAACTATTGCTAGAAAGGGTGACCTTTACTTAAATGCCACTCCTTATCAACCTTCTCGAGAGTAA